The sequence below is a genomic window from Synechococcus sp. PCC 7335.
TCTTCTGTTGAATTCTTCTAAGCACTACCTACCTTGAGTATTGGCTTATTTGCACTAGCTTATTTGCACCGGCAATGTGGCTATTTTGCACTGTCAAGAATGGCTTTGTAAAGCAGCGCAGATCGTAACCGCAATCGATTCGGATAAGGCAGCATAATCATATCCTCCTTCTAATCCAAATAGCACAGCAGGTGTTAATGCCTGACACGCTTGAGTAAACCAGCCATAGTCACTAGGCTGTAGACACACGCTGGCTAAAGGATCAGCTTGATTTGCATCGTAGCCTGCGCTGACTATCAGCAGATCTGCATCAAAGTTAGCCAAGAAAGGATAGGCATACTCATGCCAAAGCTTTTGATAATCCTTAAGCTGAGCGCCAGGTGGAACTGGCAAGTTCAATACATTGTCAAATTGACCCGTTTCGCTGGCTTGCCCTGTTCCTGGGTAGGCAGGAGATTGGTGGAAAGAGCAGTAGGCGAGCTGTGGATTTGATTCGATCAGGTGCTGGGTGCCGTTACCGTGATGAACGTCCCAGTCTAGAACAGCTACTTTATCGATATGCGCTCTGTTGAGGCTTGGTCTGTCGCTGTCCGGTCTATGAGTGTCTTTGATAGAGTTCAACGAACTAGAACTGGCTAAATGAGTGGTTTTTGCGGACGGGCTAACGGCATTCGTGTTGATTGCATAGTGAGCCGTGATCGCCGCATTGCTTAGTAAGCAAAACCCCATTCCTCTGTCTCTTTCAGCGTGGTGCCCTGGCGGACGAACAAGTGCGAAAGCCGGAGCGCGGTGCTGCCATACCCAGTCAATACCATCTAACCAGGCAGCGACGGCTAATATCGCAGCGTCGTAGCTTTGAGCACTGACCACCGTATCACTATCAATCTGACCGCCCCCCTCATCCGCAAAATTCTTCAGCGCTTGAAGGTAACTTTCATCGTGTACTCGATAGACATGCTCTAGCACAGGCCGCGAGGATGGCTCAATCCACTTTATTCTCTTAGCCCAGGTATAGTCCTTTGATGCCGGCTGTTGACATTTTCGCAGGTAATCAACCGCCGCCCTTAGGCGTCCGGCGTTCTCAGGATGTCCAGCACCCGTATTGTGACGTGTAAATAGACTGCTATAGAAGATAGGAAACGACTGTTTCATAAATATCGCCTAAGGAATTCGTAGAATAGCTAGAGGCCCGGATAGAAAGACGAGAAGAAACCGCCAAATGACGACCGTTTCAGACTCGAAAATATAGCTCAAATATGATAGAATAATTACTTAAACTAAGCACCATTCTCAGCCTATTAGCTGTATAAAAACTGCAAAAAAACCAAAAGGTTTCATCTCATCTTTGTTGTTTAGCTTTCGAAGCTTACTTGTGTGGAGCTACTTTTTTAGTGGAGATTTAGTGGAGAGCAGGTAGATAGAGAAAAGACAAATAGAAAAAGCTAGAGGTCTATTCGTATTCTTTTATTATTTTGTTTTCTAGTATCTAATTTAGTTTCTTAGTCCATTCTGTTCTTATTGCGATCTCTTGCTACTGGACTTGTTCTAGATGATATGTTTAACCGTACATTTTTGCTGATGTTAAACTCTTCTGATTGAGGCGTTTTAGGCTTTATGCTATCGAGCTTCATTGGTATATATTTGCTGGCCAAAGCACCTTTTAAGAGTCTCTCTCTGGCTTGTTCATAATTGTAAGTGTTTAAAATGTTGTAAGTGTCGAAAAGTAAGTGCGATGAAACGACGTATCGGCTGTAGAACAATGATACGAAGCTAATACAAGACAAAAGGTTTTGAAGTAGAATTTCACTTCTGTTGTAATTCGGTTTTGAGTTTTTCCATAGAGAATTCCTGGAGTTATCCATATGAGTAGTCCCCAAGAGCGGATCGTGCCAACTGATCTGCGCAATGAGATGTCTCGGTCTTACCTTGAATACGCCATGAGCGTGATCGTAGGACGAGCGCTCCCAGATGCCAGGGACGGCCTTAAGCCAGTGCATCGACGCATTTTGTATGCTATGCACGAACTTGGACTAACTGCTGATCGCCCTTTCAGGAAATGCGCTCGCGTGGTGGGTGAAGTACTCGGTAAGTATCATCCCCATGGGGATACGGCAGTATACGATGCGCTGGTGCGGATGGCCCAAGACTTTTCCATGCGGCACCCGCTCATTAATGGTCATGGGAACTTTGGCTCGATTGATAACGACCCGCCAGCAGCAATGCGTTACACAGAGTCGCGCTTACAGGCGCTTACAGGTGCGGCGCTACTACAGGATATCGAATCAGAAACGGTTGATTTTGCCGATAACTTTGACGGCTCGCAGCAAGAGCCC
It includes:
- a CDS encoding histone deacetylase, translating into MKQSFPIFYSSLFTRHNTGAGHPENAGRLRAAVDYLRKCQQPASKDYTWAKRIKWIEPSSRPVLEHVYRVHDESYLQALKNFADEGGGQIDSDTVVSAQSYDAAILAVAAWLDGIDWVWQHRAPAFALVRPPGHHAERDRGMGFCLLSNAAITAHYAINTNAVSPSAKTTHLASSSSLNSIKDTHRPDSDRPSLNRAHIDKVAVLDWDVHHGNGTQHLIESNPQLAYCSFHQSPAYPGTGQASETGQFDNVLNLPVPPGAQLKDYQKLWHEYAYPFLANFDADLLIVSAGYDANQADPLASVCLQPSDYGWFTQACQALTPAVLFGLEGGYDYAALSESIAVTICAALQSHS